The proteins below come from a single Triticum aestivum cultivar Chinese Spring chromosome 5D, IWGSC CS RefSeq v2.1, whole genome shotgun sequence genomic window:
- the LOC123123994 gene encoding disease resistance protein RGA2-like gives MEVALGSAASVLGKVWTTLSDTVVAAYVDSLQLGHNSQQIRDKLLHAQGLLHNAQGQGSHNPGLQGLLEKLSRDADQAEDLLDEVHYFQIHDRLHGTNYATTTQEAGPDLDSLVHHQALHAGTALRHTLGSLVQCFSCSPTPKTKRDGGDDAAAVAPRRVTKSTLLHCFSCSCAPKSKRNAAAVAVAGVGGDAAAAAAGLTNSNSNSASADDGDTPRFDRVFMSREIKSVLQDMQSHCDSVSNLLCTIPTSSSRAVAVVQDRPQTASMIIQDTLYGRRHTFEETVNRITTVTHTETVSVLPIVGPGGIGKTTFTTHLYNDARTQDHFQVRVWVCVSTDFDVLKLTREILGCILATEGAGSSGVANETANLDQLQKSIAERLKSKRFLIVLDDIWKCDSQDQWKTLVAPFTKGESKGSMLLVTTRFPKVADMVKTVDPLELRGLESNDFFTFFEACIFGEEEKPEHYQDEFAGIARKIANKLKGSPLAAKTVGKLLHKHLSQEHWSGVLEKHQWLKQQDNDDIMPSLKISYNCLPFDLKKCFSYCGLFPEDYPFTSSEINHFWVAIGIIDSDHQANRNYLEELVDNGFLMKKKKYYLDHDRYKQKKEIDCYVMHDLMHELSKSVSAQECLNISGLDFRADVVPKSVRHLSINIEDRYDANFEQEMCKLRERIDIANLRSLMTFRGYEEERINKLLKDSFKEINSLRVLFTVVKSAQCFPYRFSKLIHLQHLKISSSFYSDGEMSLPSTLSRFYHLKFLDLDDWNGRSDLPADFSHLENLHDFRAGSQLHCNIRDVGEMKHLQELKEFHVRKESMGFELSELGALSELEEELTVRGLEHVATKEEATAAKLILKRNLKKLELLWSGRDGPTTDAGILDALQPHSNLRVLTIANHGGMIGPSWLCLDIWLTSLETLTLEGVSWSNLPPFAKLPNLKGLYLNKISGMHQFGPLCGGAPGKCFMRLKEVGFYEMPELAEWVVEPNCHSFPSLETIECIDCPNLSVMPFSEVSCTNLRRLFVSGCPKMSLPSMPHTSTLTSCDVGRCDSERLRYDGKRLAVREYGGALASHNLDKVEDMIVNRCDGLFPEDLDGGFVFRSVKNLTLHVSHLTSSKSSSSKVLNCFPALSVLHIDHCEEECVMQFPSSSSLQKVNFSCCKGLVLVPVEKENGGGIREDNSLLQSLTIFNCGRFFCGWPMGKGESETICPFPASLRELDVEGEASMKSMALLSNLTSLTTLKLEECGNLTVDGFNPLIAVNLRELQVCGCNTLAADMLSEVAFQRAKLLLPAGYISRLEVLITDDISGLLVAPICNLLAPALHTLVFGSDFFRKGFGSDGRMECFTEEQEKALQLLTSLQKLSFYSRKGLQSLPQGLHRLSSLKELCVRYCPNIRSMPKEGLPVSLRKLYMTGRSAEIEEQIEKIKRTNPDLSVET, from the coding sequence ATGGAGGTGGCTCTCGGCTCGGCGGCCTCGGTCCTCGGCAAGGTGTGGACGACGCTGTCCGACACCGTGGTGGCGGCGTACGTGGACAGCCTCCAGCTCGGCCACAACTCCCAGCAGATCAGGGATAAGCTGCTGCACGCGCAAGGCCTGCTGCACAACGCCCAGGGGCAGGGGAGCCATAACCCTGGCCTGCAGGGGTTGCTGGAGAAGCTGAGCAGGGACGCCGACCAGGCAGAGGACCTGCTGGATGAGGTCCACTACTTCCAGATCCATGACAGGCTCCACGGCACCAACTATGCCACCACCACCCAAGAGGCCGGCCCGGATCTGGACAGCCTTGTCCACCATCAAGCTCTCCACGCCGGTACTGCTCTTCGCCACACCCTAGGCAGCTTAGTCCAGTGCTTTTCTTGCTCGCCTACACCCAAGACCAAGAGGGATGGAGGTGATGATGCTGCTGCTGTTGCACCACGCCGCGTCACCAAGAGCACCTTGCTCCACTGCTTTTCTTGCTCCTGTGCACCCAAGAGCAAGAGGaatgctgctgctgttgctgttgccgGCGTTGgtggtgatgctgctgctgctgctgccggactcaccaactccaactccaactctgcTAGTGCTGATGATGGTGATACACCGCGTTTTGACAGAGTGTTCATGTCCAGAGAAATCAAGTCCGTGTTACAGGACATGCAGTCCCACTGTGATTCCGTCTCCAATTTGCTTTGCACTATCCCAACCAGCAGCAGCAGGGCAGTGGCAGTCGTCCAAGATCGGCCTCAGACAGCTTCCATGATTATACAAGATACATTGTATGGCAGGAGACACACTTTTGAGGAAACTGTCAACCGTATCACCACTGTCACACACACTGAGACTGTTTCTGTTCTTCCTATAGTTGGTCCAGGGGGTATTGGAAAGACAACTTTCACCACTCACCTGTACAATGACGCAAGGACTCAAGACCACTTCCAAGTCAGGGTTTGGGTATGTGTATCCACTGATTTCGATGTGCTTAAGCTCACCAGGGAGATCCTTGGCTGCATACTTGCAACTGAAGGAGCAGGTAGCAGCGGTGTTGCAAATGAAACAGCCAATTTAGACCAGCTTCAGAAATCCATAGCAGAACGTCTCAAGTCCAAGAGGTTTCTAATTGTCTTGGATGATATATGGAAATGTGACAGTCAGGATCAGTGGAAAACCCTGGTAGCTCCGTTCACAAAGGGGGAAAGCAAAGGAAGTATGCTACTTGTCACAACTCGATTCCCAAAGGTAGCAGACATGGTGAAAACAGTTGATCCACTAGAGCTACGAGGTTTGGAGTCTAATGACTTCTTCACATTCTTTGAAGCATGTATATTTGGTGAAGAAGAAAAGCCCGAGCATTACCAAGATGAGTTTGCTGGTATTGCACGAAAAATTGCAAACAAGCTAAAGGGTTCCCCGCTTGCAGCCAAAACAGTTGGTAAGCTACTGCATAAGCACCTTTCTCAGGAACATTGGAGTGGAGTTCTTGAAAAGCATCAGTGGCTAAAGCAGCAAGacaatgatgatatcatgccatcTTTAAAGATCAGCTACAATTGCCTCCCTTTTGATCTGAAGAAATGTTTTTCCTATTGTGGCCTTTTCCCTGAAGATTATCCGTTTACTTCTTCAGAAATCAATCATTTCTGGGTTGCAATAGGCATCATAGACTCTGATCACCAAGCCAATAGGAATTACCTGGAAGAACTAGTGGACAATGGTTTTCTCATGAAGAAGAAAAAGTATTATTTGGATCATGATCGATACAAACAAAAGAAGGAAATTGATTGCTATGTAATGCATGATTTAATGCATGAGCTATCTAAGAGTGTTTCTGCACAAGAATGCCTCAATATAAGTGGCCTAGATTTCAGAGCTGATGTTGTCCCAAAATCTGTTCGACACTTATCTATCAACATAGAAGACAGATATGATGCAAATTTTGAGCAAGAAATGTGTAAACTGAGGGAGAGGATAGACATTGCTAATCTGCGAAGTTTGATGACTTTTAGAGGATATGAAGAAGAAAGAATCAACAAGCTTCTAAAAGATAGCTTCAAGGAAATAAATAGTCTGCGTGTCCTATTTACAGTGGTGAAGTCTGCGCAATGTTTTCCATATAGGTTTTCAAAACTGATCCACCTCCAGCACCTCAAAATTAGTTCATCTTTCTACAGTGACGGGGAAATGAGTTTGCCTAGTACACTATCAAGATTTTATCACTTGAAATTCTTGGACCTAGATGATTGGAATGGTCGTTCTGATTTACCTGCAGACTTTAGCCACCTTGAGAATTTACATGATTTCCGTGCTGGAAGTCAACTTCACTGCAATATTCGCGATGTCGGAGAGATGAAGCATCTGCAGGAGCTAAAAGAATTCCATGTCAGGAAGGAGAGCATGGGATTTGAACTGTCAGAACTTGGGGCATTGTCAGAGCTTGAAGAAGAACTGACTGTACGTGGTCTTGAACACGTGGCAACCAAGGAGGAGGCTACTGCAGCCAAACTGATATTGAAAAGGAATCTGAAGAAATTGGAATTACTCTGGTCAGGCCGAGATGGCCCAACTACAGATGCTGGTATTCTTGATGCTCTTCAACCACACTCTAATCTTAGAGTACTTACAATTGCAAATCATGGTGGTATGATTGGTCCTAGCTGGTTGTGTCTTGACATCTGGTTGACAAGTCTAGAGACTCTCACTCTAGAAGGCGTATCTTGGAGCAACCTCCCACCCTTTGCGAAGCTACCAAATCTCAAGGGCCTCTATTTGAATAAAATTTCTGGAATGCATCAGTTTGGGCCTCTATGTGGTGGCGCTCCAGGGAAATGTTTTATGCGCTTGAAGGAAGTTGGGTTTTATGAGATGCCAGAACTTGCTGAATGGGTTGTGGAACCTAATTGCCATTCGTTTCCAAGTCTTGAAACAATCGAATGCATCGATTGTCCCAACCTCAGTGTGATGCCCTTCTCTGAGGTGTCTTGCACCAATTTGCGCAGACTTTTTGTTTCTGGGTGCCCCAAGATGTCTCTGCCGTCCATGCCTCACACATCCACACTGACAAGTTGTGATGTAGGAAGATGTGATTCCGAAAGGTTGCGTTATGATGGAAAGAGATTGGCTGTTAGAGAGTATGGCGGTGCGTTGGCCTCCCACAATCTGGATAAAGTAGAAGATATGATTGTCAACAGATGCGACGGTTTGTTCCCTGAAGATTTGGATGGCGGTTTTGTCTTCCGTTCAGTTAAGAATCTCACATTACATGTATCTCATCTTACCAGCAGCAAATCATCATCGTCAAAAGTGTTAAACTGTTTCCCAGCTCTTTCTGTGTTGCACATAGATCACTGTGAGGAGGAATGTGTAATGCAGTTCCCATCATCCAGCTCACTGCAGAAAGTTAACTTCTCATGCTGCAAGGGCCTGGTTCTTGTGCCTGTGGAGAAGGAGAATGGAGGAGGAATTCGGGAGGACAACTCATTGCTCCAATCATTAACAATATTCAATTGTGGTCGATTTTTCTGTGGGTGGCCCATGGGAAAGGGAGAATCAGAGACCATTTGCCCTTTCCCTGCTTCCCTGAGGGAACTTGATGTCGAAGGAGAGGCAAGCATGAAGTCAATGGCTCTGCTCTCAAACCTCACGTCTCTCACCACTCTAAAGCTAGAGGAGTGCGGTAATTTAACAGTGGATGGATTCAATCCTCTCATCGCAGTCAACCTCAGAGAACTGCAAGTGTGTGGGTGCAACACCTTAGCAGCAGATATGCTCTCAGAGGTAGCCTTTCAGAGGGCCAAATTATTATTGCCTGCAGGTTACATCTCTAGATTGGAGGTACTCATCACGGACGACATCTCTGGATTGCTTGTTGCTCCTATTTGCAATCTCCTCGCCCCAGCCCTCCACACACTTGTATTTGGTTctgatttttttcgaaaaggatTTGGTTCTGATGGGAGGATGGAATGCTTCACGGAAGAGCAAGAGAAAGCGCTGCAGCTCCTCACCTCCCTCCAGAAACTAAGTTTTTACTCCCGCAAGGGTCTGCAGTCCCTTCCTCAAGGGTTACATCGCCTTTCTTCTCTCAAGGAGTTATGTGTCAGGTACTGTCCAAATATCCGATCCATGCCCAAGGAGGGCCTCCCAGTTTCGCTGAGAAAACTATATATGACTGGTCGCAGCGCTGAGATAGAGGAGCAAATTGAGAAAATCAAAAGAACCAACCCAGATTTATCCGTCGAAACATAA